From the Synechococcus sp. Nb3U1 genome, the window GCTAGGTAGACGATCGTATCCACCTGTGCAAGGGCCTGTCGGGAGGCTTGCAAATCAGGGTTGGCCCCGTAGAAATTCCCCCCCAAGCACAGCAGGGTGTGAATCTGGCCAGCCCCACAGGCGCGCATCAGGTGACGGGCACTATAGCCCACCATCCGCTCCAGAGGTCGACCCACCAAGCTTTCTAAACCAATACGTATGGCTTCTCGCAGATGGCTAGATACCCCCATCGAGCCAAAACCCTGCACATTGCTGTGGCCTCGAATCGGCATCACACCACAGCCTGGTTTCCCGGCACTGCCGGTCATCAAAGCAGTATTGGCGATGGCAAAGACGTTCTCCACGCCATTGGCTTGCTGGGTGATCCCCATGGCCCAAGCGAAAATAGTACGTCCAGCATGGTCGGCAATGGCTTGCGCGGCGGCGGCAATCTCGGCGTAGGTGAGGCCACAGGCGCTGAGGATCCCTTCCCACGCGGTCTGTTGAACCGCCTCCAGAACCGCCTCATGATCAAGAGTATGGGTAGCCAAGAAGGCGCGATCCACCCGGTCTTGCTCGATCAGCCACTTCTGTATGCCCAGAAAAACGGCTGCATCCGATCCGGGATGAGGTTGTAGATACAACGAGGCGATCTCGGAACCCAACAACAGGGATCCCACCTGAGCCGGGGTGGCAAAGCGCAGCAACCCCACTTCCTGAACCGGGTTGAGGACGATCACCACCCCACCCCGCTGCCGCAAGGCAATCAGCTCGTTCATCAGGCGGGGGTGATTGGCTGCCGCATGGGATCCGGCCAAGACAAAGCACTGACAATGCTTCAGATCCGCCAGTTCCACCTGGCTGGTACCGGTGCCGAACATCCGCCCCAATCCGCGGGTAGAAGGCACATGACAGAGATCGGAACAATCGGCCAAATGGGGGGATCCCCATTGGCGCATGAACAGTTGCAGGGCAAAAGCGGCCTCGTTGCTACCCCGACCGGAGCTGTAGGATCCCGCCTGTTCCGGGGGATGAGCGGCCAGAGAGCTTGTGATCAGGTCATACACCTCTGCCCAAGAGAGCGGCTCGTAGTGCTGGCTGCCCTGACGATGGATCAGTGGTTGGCTGAGGCGGCCCAACCGTTCGGCTTGGTAGGAGGTGAGCTGGGCCAGCTCCACCAGAGTGTGTTCTCGAAAAAAGTCTTGGTGGATCCCGGCTTGTAGGTCACCCCGTTCTGCCTCTACTCCCTTGGCGCAGCGTTGCAGCGGGTGGCCCAACTCATCCCGAAAGCCTTTTGTTCCCCAGGCACAGGATTTGCAGGCGTGCTCATGAAAAAGCTTTTCGGCCAGCGGGATCCCTTGGGGTGACAGGAGGCTCTCCACCCAGTAGCCCACCACTGGCCAGCCGCCCCCCTGCTCGGGCACAGAGGAGGAAGAGAATAGCGTTTTGGGAGGGAAAGTGGATTGGTCACTCATGGGGTGGGATCCCTTATTTGATATTTGATTGGATAGGTGATCAAACCGAGGTGCTCAAGTTGTGGATCAAGACTGGCTCGATAGCGTCTGCTAGCAGAAACCCGAACACTTGGGCATAGAAGTAAAGCTCTGCTTCCAGGGCTCGTTTGATATTGGCCGCCTGCCGGAAACCATGTTGCTCTCCCTCAAAAGGGACATAGGCCACCGGCAGTCCCTTAGTTTTGAGGGCGGCGACCATAGCTTCTGCTTGGTTGGGGGGCACAATGGCATCTTCCAGCCCCTGAAAGAAAATCACCGGGCAACAGAGACGCTCCAAATGATGAATGGGAGAACGGGCTTGATAAAGATCCCGTCGCTCCGGGTAGGGGCCGATCAAGTTATCCAAATAGCGAGATTCAAACTTGTGGGTATCTTGG encodes:
- a CDS encoding FdhF/YdeP family oxidoreductase; translated protein: MSDQSTFPPKTLFSSSSVPEQGGGWPVVGYWVESLLSPQGIPLAEKLFHEHACKSCAWGTKGFRDELGHPLQRCAKGVEAERGDLQAGIHQDFFREHTLVELAQLTSYQAERLGRLSQPLIHRQGSQHYEPLSWAEVYDLITSSLAAHPPEQAGSYSSGRGSNEAAFALQLFMRQWGSPHLADCSDLCHVPSTRGLGRMFGTGTSQVELADLKHCQCFVLAGSHAAANHPRLMNELIALRQRGGVVIVLNPVQEVGLLRFATPAQVGSLLLGSEIASLYLQPHPGSDAAVFLGIQKWLIEQDRVDRAFLATHTLDHEAVLEAVQQTAWEGILSACGLTYAEIAAAAQAIADHAGRTIFAWAMGITQQANGVENVFAIANTALMTGSAGKPGCGVMPIRGHSNVQGFGSMGVSSHLREAIRIGLESLVGRPLERMVGYSARHLMRACGAGQIHTLLCLGGNFYGANPDLQASRQALAQVDTIVYLATKPNIGHFQGLAARQTLLLPVLARGEESFATTVESGNNFVRLNQPGKTHLDRSKVVSEFQFICTLAQQLLGESPVPWSRMGDPDYLRQVIARVIPGYGAIATIAQTRQDFTIQGRIVHNATWPTSSGKAQMFPVPLPQLDPPTHAAVGLDPSQGGYPFILITARAYGQHNTVVYKEADPYRGMPHRHCVMMNPEDVARTGLQAHQRVTVRGVAGYLENIEILLGPIKPGSVLMFYPEANHLIRPCEDPQSDIPAFKRSPVVLIP